Proteins encoded in a region of the Mixophyes fleayi isolate aMixFle1 chromosome 5, aMixFle1.hap1, whole genome shotgun sequence genome:
- the SRI gene encoding sorcin has translation MAYPGAGGGYYQAGYGGAPGGPAFQQQDPMYGYFAAIAGQDGQIDPEELQRCLTQAGMSGGYKPFNVETCRLMIAMLDRDMSGKMGFNEFKELGMVLNGWKQNFMAFDSDRSGMVDAMELQRALGTMGYRLSPQALSVIVRRYSTHGRISFDDYIACCVKLRALTDTFRRRDAAQQGIVSFQYDDFILSIMSI, from the exons ATGGCTTATCCAGGAGCTGGAGGGGGCTACTATCAGGCTGGG TATGGCGGAGCACCCGGGGGTCCTGCGTTCCAGCAACAAGATCCCATGTACGGCTATTTTGCAGCAATTGCCGGACAG GACGGTCAGATAGATCCTGAAGAACTGCAGAGATGTCTCACCCAAGCCGGCATGTCAGGCGGATACAAAC ctTTTAACGTGGAAACCTGCAGACTTATGATCGCCATGTTGGAT AGGGATATGTCCGGCAAGATGGGATTTAATGAGTTTAAAGAACTGGGGATGGTGTTAAATGGATGGAAACAAAACTTCATGGCGTTTGATTCTGATAGGAGCGGGATGGTGGATGCGATGGAACTTCAGAGAGCTCTGGGGACTATGG GGTATCGATTGAGCCCACAAGCACTGAGCGTGATTGTACGGAGGTACAGTACCCATGGCCGAATATCATTTGATGATTACATTGCTTGCTGTGTGAAACTCCGAGCCCTGACAG ATACTTTCAGAAGACGAGATGCAGCCCAGCAGGGGATAGTGAGCTTCCAATATGATGAT TTCATACTGAGTATCATGAGCATCTGA